In the Vibrio agarivorans genome, AATGGTGCAAGCAATCAAGACCGTGAACCAAGGTTCAACCTATTTCTGTGAATCAGTGACGCAAACCTTGTTCACACAAGAAGTCGTACCCTCAGAGCAAAAGCCCAACCCGCTTAGCCGCAGGGAGGAGTCCGTACTGAAATTGGTTGCCGAGGGACACAGTAGTAAGAAGGTTGCCGCTCTGCTAGGTATCAGTTACCGCACGGTCGAAACGCACCGACAAAACATTAAGCATAAGTTAGATTTACACTCAACGGCCGAGTTGGCGAAATACGCTATCGACAAGGGGATTATCCACTAGTGATGTGAGTATCTCGTGCTCGATATTGCGTCAGTCCAGCAATGGGATATTATTGCGTATGAGGCCTCGTCTCACGTTGTTACAAAGCTTGCCAAAGCGGCGAATTTCATCAAATTGTGGCGTAATACCACGTTGCAGCGCACTCTCCCAATAAGATACTTCAGATTCCACTAACTCCATGAGTTTTTTCGGGCATCCAATACACGAATTATCAGGGCTACAGACAAAGGTATCTTCATCATAGAGTGGCAATGTCGTTTTCACCTGCTCGATGATTTGCAGCATCGCAGTGGTACGGTCGGGCTTGAGTGTCATTTGTGTGTGGAGTGCATGATTGAAAATAGTACTTTAGGGGCAATTAGGATAAGAGAAAATGCCCATAAAGGGTAGATAAGCTATCGTAAAAGTGAGCTGCTCAAATTTATTGGAGTCGTATGAACAGTATCGAGGTCGTTTCAACTACACAGCTTCAAAAGAAAAAACCTGAGTTTGGTTACGTCCGCCATCTTTCGAGCGATAAAGAGCCTCATCGGTACTGTTGAGCCAATCAATATGGGTTTTAAATTCAGTATGATATTGGCAAACCCCTAAGCTTATTGTGAAGCGAATCTTCTGTCCTTCATGCTCAACACTGGCATTTTCAATGTTCTCCCTCAACCGCTCTGCAAACAGTTCCGCTTGCTCTGCGCAGGTATCGGGTAATAACACAGTAAATTCTTCACCCCCATAACGACCACAGACATCACTTTTTCGTACCGACTTTTTCAGCGTTCTGGCTGTGGCACGGATGACTTCATCACCGACATGGTGGCCGAAGGTGTCATTAATTTTTTTAAAATGGTCAATATCAAACATGACCAATGAGCAAGGCTGCATTGCACACAACATGCGTTCAAACTCTTTTTGTAGTGACTGTTCCCATGAGACACGATTGAAGAGATTGGTTAATCCATCTTTGCGACTGAGCTCAGACAATTGCTTGTTGGTCGTATTGAGATAAATCTTATGATGTGCCGTCTCTGAGACATCATTAATTTGGATGGCGATATGACTGACACCACCACATAAAGATTTTAGGGGAGTAAATACGACATCTTGGTACATGAATTGATTGCCATGAGACACAGGAGAGAAGTTCTTAAATGCAAAGAGGTAAGGGCGGTTCTCCCAGCTAGAAAAGCAACGCGTCTCTAGCATAGTCGCGTTGGCTATTTTTGCTTCTAGCCAAACTCTGGGCAGCTCAGGGCAGCTATCAAATAGGTTGTGGCCAAGGATGCTCTGTGAAGGAATCCCGCTATAGGACTGCATGAAATGATTCCAAACCACGACATTATTATCGAGGTCGAGCACCACAAGACCTGCGTCCATAGTGTCGAGAATTTGAGTCATCCAGTGAAACTCTTTTATATCTAACGTTATTCCAGACACTATATATTCTCCATAACACCGAGGATGACTTCTACCGAAGGTTTGTCGACAAGAAACAAAACCTCACATTCAAAATCAAGGGCTTCCGCTAAGCATGTGTATTCAATAGCAAAGAGCTGCTCATTGTCCTTAGACTGGATCTGCTGCAAGGCTGAGCTGGATAAAATCGCAGGCTGACGTAACGAGAAGGTTTTGTCGAGCATCGTGCCTAATGAAAGCAAGAACGAGGACACAAGTAGATTGGCGATATTTTGATAAATCTCAGCTGTTTGCGTGAATTCTGGGCGGTATCCCAGTTTGTTTCCAATATCCAATATGTGTTTACCACGCAAGCAAACAAACGCTTCACCATGTATTTCCCCGCCGACGAAGCGCTGTGTCACGGCGGTCGAGTTGGGTTGATTGAGCACGTCCATCATGGTCATGGCAAGTTCTGAGTAGGTCAGATAGCCAACATGAGGAATGGGGAGCTCAATAAAATGGTCGAGATGATTTGCCATGATTGCCGCACCTTTTCCAAGGGCGATATTGGCGACTTCTTTGAATTTTTGCGCTGGGCTGTGTTGAGAATCGGCTTTAGGCCATTGCTGGTTAAATGTCAGCCCCAACTCTTGAAAAACTGGCTCGATCTCAGCTTGATAAAAGGGCTTGGAGATAAAGTGCTTGGCTCCCAACTGACGACAACGCGTTTTTGCTTGTTCTTGCACGTCAGCAGAAAAAACAATGATGTCGGTAGGGTATGGGTTCACGGGCAACGCTTCTAGTAAGGCAAAGCCATCCATGACGGGCATGGTGAGGTCTAGGAATAAGGCATCAATATTGTGGCATTGCATAATCTGCAAAGCTTGATGCCCATCCTCTGCTTCAAACAAAGAGAGCGTCGGCTGATCACCTATCGAACGTACAATAGATTTTCTTGCTACAGCAGAGTCATCACAAACAAGAATATTCATAGCCAACTTGGAACCAAAGTCAAAGAAATGATCTTAAAGTGCTTTCGGCTTGTGTTCTAGTGACGGGTTACAAAAAGTGCCATTCAGTTGTCGATTTAATTCACATTTCAACCAAAAAATTGTAAGTGTTTAACATTATTGATGAATCTGTCAGTGTGCAATTTTAAGTATCATAAAAAATAGGTCGTTTAGTTCAGTCTTTTGTCTCATAAATGACACGTGTCGAAAGCTGGGATACAGGAATTTTATGAAGTCTCGCCGGTTTTTAGTTTAAATTCCATGAGTTGCATATTTATTCGATGGATATTGGAGATAAGTGTCCTAACTTACTGTTAGATATCAAGATGAATTGATTGTATAGAAACTTCCGCTAAAGGTGCTTGATGAGAAGATATCTGGGTAACATCAATAAGACATCGCTACTTGGAAGGATGCATAAAGTATTCGTTCCGGTCGCCGCCTTGTTTTATCTGTTTTTAGGTATCACTGCTTACGTGCTTTACTCAGAGCAGCTCACTACTTCGTTGGAAAATGAATGGGGAGAAAAAGCTACTTCCGCTTTGTCGCAACTGCCTATAGAGGTTATCCAAATTGATCGCCACATTGATTTAGCCTTAGAGCGAGAGCAATATCTCGCGTTTGCTAACTTAAATCGTGATAACCAAGGGACATTTCGGTCACTTTATCACTATCTCACACGATTGCTTGAGGTTTCATTGACCAACGTAAGCTCGGAGATGACCCTATTGTTCGTAGATCAGCAAGGTAACGTGATTGAGCACAACCAGAATATTCGTTCAAGTCTGGTGTCAGTATTGCTGGCAGAAGCAAAATTGACCTTAAACGAAACAGCAACGCGTTTTCACAAGATTGTTGTGGTTGATGAGCATCTACTTATCGTGACTGCCACCCATGTCTCTGATCGTTTTATCTTATTTATGATTCAGCCATTTTCAGCCTTTGATGAGTTATTGATTGATCTTCGAGAGGCATTTGGTGAACATTTTAGCTATCAGCTTGGCTTTAGTGACAACACTCTTATAAACACTAAGTTGGACAGCACATCAGCGTACCCTCTAGGGCCTCATATTCCCCACCCACATCCTGAATGGTTTGTCTCAGATTATTTTGAAGATAACACTGCTTACGAGCCCCTTCGATTAAGCTCTGGTGTTGGTCTGTCTTTGACAGACCCGCTACTGAACTTTTCTCTTGAGATAGATGAGGGTTATCTAGCAACTGTATTAGATCAACTGGCCGCGAAGATTGCTGCGGGAGCCTTTCTCGCTACCCTATTTAGCGTACTGTTTTTCCACATACTTGTTTCTCGATATGTGGTCACCCCATTAAACCGCTATTCTCGCCAAGTCGGTGATCAAACTCGTGTGGATGACCCTTCTAGTATTGAAATTGAAGAGCTAAGAGATGCCTATATTACGATGCGCAAAGATATGCGTACGCTACTGGAGGTTGATGACTTAACTGGGATAGGCAGCCGCAAGTTTTTCTTCAGCGAGCTAAAACGCTTGGTGGTGGATCAACAAGGCAGTGTGCCTGGCTATCTTGTGTATTTGGATATCGACCATTTTACGTGGATTAATGATCACCACGGGCATGACTGCGCTGATCGGTTTTTAATCGACTTCTCTGTCAAGGTGAGTGAACTGATTACGGGCTATATTGACAAGTCTGCACATGTTAGCTTTTCAAGGCTTGCGGTGGATCAGTTTGGCCTTTATATCAGTCAAACACGTGGCTTCTCGCAAAGCCTCCAGCTTATCCACGCGATTCAAGACATGTTTAATCCATCCTACCGCTTTGAAGGCCATGATTTGTCGGTATCGGTCAGTATTGGCGTCGTGGAGATTGACCATTACAGTCAGTCGTTAGGAATCGAGACGTTGCAAAGCCATGGTGAAAAAGCATTAGCCGCTGCCAAGGAGCGAGAAGGTAATCACTATCAATTTTATAATGTGGATATTGATCATCAAGTGAAAAAATGTGAGGCGATTGAACGTGAACTTATCTCTGCTTTGATTCACGATAGCTTCAAGTTGATGTTTATGCCGATTGTGGCAGCCAAGGGGCGACGTACACGCGGGTATGAGATTTTGTTGCGCTGTCCTTCTCTGGAGCAAATGAATTTTACGACGGAAGAGTATGTGACTCAGGCAGAAAAACTCGGCTTAATTGAAGAGATTGATTTATGGGTGCTGCGTAACAGCTTTTCTATTATCAGTAAGTTTCATGCGGCTTCTCATAAAGAGCTTATCTTCTCGATAAATATTTCAGCGTTAGAACTGGCGAATGAGCGCTTTTCGAGTCAAGTGGCGACTCTCCTCGAGCAGTATAATGTCGATACTTCATGTATCGAGTTAGAAGTGACTGAAACAGCTTTTGTCCCCAACGATCAAAAAGGGCTTGAGACGTTGAATGCGCTGAAAGATCTTGGCTTTCGTTTAGTGCTCGATGATTTCGGGGCGGGTTATACCTCTTTCCATCAGCTTGTGCATTATCCGTTTGATGTGTTGAAAATTGACAAAAGTTTTGTCGAAATTTTAAACGAGCAAACCCGTGACGAACAGTCGATGGTTGAAGTCATTTACTCATTGGCGAAAACCCATAACCTCAAATTGGTCGCAGAGGGTGTAGAGACGGAGTTTCAAGCTGACTATCTAACTGAGCTCGGTTGTGAGTGGTTGCAGGGCTATTACTTTTCAAAGCCCGTCTCTGAAGAGCTAATGCGCTTTGAGGTGCTAAGACGCCCTCACTTGGAATTGGTGGTGAAAGACGCGCTTTAGTTGATTCTCTTTTGGACTGCTCGATAAGTCATGTTAGGTTACCCGTAAGCGTGTTAATCATGGAAGAGTTATGAGCAGTATTTTAGAGTGTATCCGAACGGTGGGTCGCGGTGAGCGTGGTCGCAAACCACTCTCTTTTGAGCAAGCCTGTAAAGTGATGGATGAGTATCTTGATGGTCAGGTTGGCGATGATCAGATGGCTATGTTGATGATGCTGATTCGCGTGCAGAATGAAACCAGGCAAGAGATCGCAGGCTTTGTGAGTGCATTCCAGTCACGTATGCCAGAGATTGGCGCTGATATTGATTGGCCTTGCTATGCCGGAAAACGCCATGCCGCTGGGCCACCTTGGCAATTGCTAGCGGCAAAAATTCTGTCTGAAAATGGCTACAAAGTGCTGCTGCACGGCTACAAAGATCCCTCTATGGATCGCCTACATGTGGAAGACTACCTTACGCAAGTCGGTATTGAGGTGGCAAAAGATGCCAAGCAGGCGAAGTTCCTGTTGAAAAAGCAGGGCATAGCCTATCTTCCTCTGGCAAATTTTGCTTCTCAAGCGGAGACGATGATTGGTTGGAAGCAGCGTTATGGCCTACGAACACCGATTAATACAGTGGTGCGAGCGCTTAACCCGAGTAAGGCACGTCTGGGATTGCGTGGTAGTTTTCATCCGGGATTCCAACAGCTTCATGCAGAAGTGGAGCATGAAATAGGGCAGACGGAGCATGCGGTGATTTCATTTAAGGGGCAATCTGGTGAGTCAGAGTACAACCCGAAAGTGAGTCAAACAGTGTGGATGAGCTCTCCAGAGGGCGTAGAGTCATACTATTGGCAAGAGCGTCAATTGGATGAAATAGATTTGAGCTACCCGTGTCCACTTGGCACTTCTTCCGAGCAGCGTCACTTAATGGTGAACACAGTGATAGAAACCATGGCGGCAGTCCTCTTCACAGAATTGAGAGACCGAGATCGTGCCATTGCCATCGCCGATCGTTACTGGCATCAATTTATCGGTGTAGAAAAATCGTAATTCAGCAGAACGGTTCAAATACCAATACAAAAAAGGTCAGCATGTGCTGACCTTTTATTCAATGCTTTAAGCCTTCATGAAGGCTTAGCTTTTAATTACTTTTTACCTTGAACGACGGCTTTGTCTTCTTCCGTCAGTTCACGGATACGGCGGCTGATATCACGGCGTGCTTTAGAAATTTCTGCACTTTTGATGATGTGGTCATCAACGCGATCTTCGTAGTCAGCTTTCATGTTCTTGATGATAACAATGATTTCATCAGTAGACATGTCTGGACGGATGTAAT is a window encoding:
- a CDS encoding GGDEF domain-containing protein, which gives rise to MSGITLDIKEFHWMTQILDTMDAGLVVLDLDNNVVVWNHFMQSYSGIPSQSILGHNLFDSCPELPRVWLEAKIANATMLETRCFSSWENRPYLFAFKNFSPVSHGNQFMYQDVVFTPLKSLCGGVSHIAIQINDVSETAHHKIYLNTTNKQLSELSRKDGLTNLFNRVSWEQSLQKEFERMLCAMQPCSLVMFDIDHFKKINDTFGHHVGDEVIRATARTLKKSVRKSDVCGRYGGEEFTVLLPDTCAEQAELFAERLRENIENASVEHEGQKIRFTISLGVCQYHTEFKTHIDWLNSTDEALYRSKDGGRNQTQVFSFEAV
- a CDS encoding response regulator; amino-acid sequence: MNILVCDDSAVARKSIVRSIGDQPTLSLFEAEDGHQALQIMQCHNIDALFLDLTMPVMDGFALLEALPVNPYPTDIIVFSADVQEQAKTRCRQLGAKHFISKPFYQAEIEPVFQELGLTFNQQWPKADSQHSPAQKFKEVANIALGKGAAIMANHLDHFIELPIPHVGYLTYSELAMTMMDVLNQPNSTAVTQRFVGGEIHGEAFVCLRGKHILDIGNKLGYRPEFTQTAEIYQNIANLLVSSFLLSLGTMLDKTFSLRQPAILSSSALQQIQSKDNEQLFAIEYTCLAEALDFECEVLFLVDKPSVEVILGVMENI
- a CDS encoding putative bifunctional diguanylate cyclase/phosphodiesterase — encoded protein: MRRYLGNINKTSLLGRMHKVFVPVAALFYLFLGITAYVLYSEQLTTSLENEWGEKATSALSQLPIEVIQIDRHIDLALEREQYLAFANLNRDNQGTFRSLYHYLTRLLEVSLTNVSSEMTLLFVDQQGNVIEHNQNIRSSLVSVLLAEAKLTLNETATRFHKIVVVDEHLLIVTATHVSDRFILFMIQPFSAFDELLIDLREAFGEHFSYQLGFSDNTLINTKLDSTSAYPLGPHIPHPHPEWFVSDYFEDNTAYEPLRLSSGVGLSLTDPLLNFSLEIDEGYLATVLDQLAAKIAAGAFLATLFSVLFFHILVSRYVVTPLNRYSRQVGDQTRVDDPSSIEIEELRDAYITMRKDMRTLLEVDDLTGIGSRKFFFSELKRLVVDQQGSVPGYLVYLDIDHFTWINDHHGHDCADRFLIDFSVKVSELITGYIDKSAHVSFSRLAVDQFGLYISQTRGFSQSLQLIHAIQDMFNPSYRFEGHDLSVSVSIGVVEIDHYSQSLGIETLQSHGEKALAAAKEREGNHYQFYNVDIDHQVKKCEAIERELISALIHDSFKLMFMPIVAAKGRRTRGYEILLRCPSLEQMNFTTEEYVTQAEKLGLIEEIDLWVLRNSFSIISKFHAASHKELIFSINISALELANERFSSQVATLLEQYNVDTSCIELEVTETAFVPNDQKGLETLNALKDLGFRLVLDDFGAGYTSFHQLVHYPFDVLKIDKSFVEILNEQTRDEQSMVEVIYSLAKTHNLKLVAEGVETEFQADYLTELGCEWLQGYYFSKPVSEELMRFEVLRRPHLELVVKDAL
- a CDS encoding glycosyl transferase family protein, producing the protein MSSILECIRTVGRGERGRKPLSFEQACKVMDEYLDGQVGDDQMAMLMMLIRVQNETRQEIAGFVSAFQSRMPEIGADIDWPCYAGKRHAAGPPWQLLAAKILSENGYKVLLHGYKDPSMDRLHVEDYLTQVGIEVAKDAKQAKFLLKKQGIAYLPLANFASQAETMIGWKQRYGLRTPINTVVRALNPSKARLGLRGSFHPGFQQLHAEVEHEIGQTEHAVISFKGQSGESEYNPKVSQTVWMSSPEGVESYYWQERQLDEIDLSYPCPLGTSSEQRHLMVNTVIETMAAVLFTELRDRDRAIAIADRYWHQFIGVEKS
- a CDS encoding DUF496 family protein, encoding MSSVFEIVSQARRKNKLKRELLDNEKKIRDNRKRVDLLENLMDYIRPDMSTDEIIVIIKNMKADYEDRVDDHIIKSAEISKARRDISRRIRELTEEDKAVVQGKK